One Ananas comosus cultivar F153 linkage group 1, ASM154086v1, whole genome shotgun sequence DNA window includes the following coding sequences:
- the LOC109722003 gene encoding F-box protein SNE-like: MVATLQQQQQQQQQEEEGGGDGGISINNNVDLLAEILGRLDARSLAVAARVCRLWAAVTRRRMPSPSPSPATRSVVTALGGYRRLYRRCLGPALDRLDGRRTALNRWAGEPWPIHLDRAEAQAQLSVSLSLFLSLFSIDCYERLGPARQRPASLLFLCRPVDLARSGP; encoded by the exons ATGGTAGCTAcattgcagcagcagcagcagcagcagcagcaagaggAAGAGGGTGGTGGTGATGGTGGGATCAGCATAAACAACAACGTGGACCTGCTGGCGGAGATCCTGGGCCGGCTGGACGCGCGATCCCTGGCGGTGGCCGCCCGCGTCTGCCGCCTCTGGGCTGCCGTCACCCGCCGCCGCATGCCCTCACCCTCCCCCTCCCCTGCCACCCGCTCCGTCGTCACCGCCCTCGGCGG GTATCGCCGCCTCTACCGCCGTTGCCTCGGCCCGGCCCTAGACCGGCTCGACGGGCGGCGAACCGCGCTGAACCGGTGGGCCGGTGAGCCGTGGCCCATTCATTTGGACCGGGCCGAGGCCCAGGCCCAGTTGTCGGTCTCGCTCTCGCTCTTCCTCTCGCTCTTCTCCATCGACTGCTATGAGCGgctcggcccggcacggcaaCGGCCGGCATCACTGCTGTTCCTGTGCAGGCCCGTCGACTTAGCGAGATCTGGGCCGTAG
- the LOC109717993 gene encoding phosphatidylinositol N-acetylglucosaminyltransferase subunit A isoform X2, giving the protein MTHAYGQRSGVRYMTGGLKVYYVPWRALIMQNTLPTFYFTLPIVRTILVRERISVVHGHQAFSTLCHEALMHARTMGYKTVFTDHSLYGFADVGSIHMNKVLQFTLADIDQAICVSHTSKENTVLRSGIPPEKVFVVPNAVDTAMFTPSPNRLSCDEIVIVVISRLVYRKGADLLVEVIPEVCRLFPNVRFIVGGDGPKRVRLEEMREKYSLQDRVEMLGAVQHAHVRSVLISGHIFLNSSLTEAFCIAILEAASCGLLTVSTRVGGVPEVLPDDMIVLAEPAPSDMVRAVKKAIDMLPYIDPHAMHLRMKSLYSWHDVARRTEIVYDHALHSSNKNLLERLPRYLRCGAWAGKLFCLVMLVNFLLWRFLELWQPVESIEEVPDITFPLQNDELMHDSAEVL; this is encoded by the exons TGACTGGCGGTCTTAAAGTATATTACGTGCCTTGGAGGGCATTAATCATGCAGAATACATTGCCAACATTCTACTTTACCCTCCCAATTGTAAGGACCATTCTTGTTCGTGAAAGGATATCTGTTGTGCACGGGCATCAAGCTTTTTCGACGCTGTGCCATGAGGCCTTAATGCATGCCAGAACCATGGGATATAAAACAGTTTTTACAGACCATTCACTGTATGGTTTTGCTGATGTTGGAAGCATTCACATGAATAAGGTGCTGCAGTTTACTTTGGCTGATATAGATCAGGCTATATGTGTCTCGCATACGAGCAAGGAGAACACTGTCCTCAGATCTGGAATACCACCAGAGAAAGTCTTCGTAGTACCTAATGCCGTTGATACTGCTATGTTTACACCCTCCCCTAATCGCCTTAGTTGTGATGAAATTGTTATCGTCGTGATAAGTAGATTGGTCTATCGCAAGGGTGCAGATCTTTTGGTTGAAGTTATTCCAGAAGTATGCCGACTTTTTCCAAAT GTCCGCTTTATTGTTGGAGGAGATGGACCAAAACGTGTGCGTCTTGAAGAGATGAGGGAAAAGTATTCTCTCCAGGACAGAGTTGAAATGTTGGGGGCTGTGCAGCATGCTCATGTACGATCTGTACTGATTTCTGGTCATATATTTTTGAATAG CTCGCTTACAGAAGCCTTTTGTATAGCAATTTTGGAAGCTGCTAGTTGTGGATTGTTAACAGTGAGCACAAGGGTTGGAGGGGTCCCAGAG GTTCTACCAGATGACATGATAGTACTAGCAGAACCAGCTCCAAGTGATATGGTGAGAGCTGTTAAAAAGGCAATCGACATGCTACCTTATATAGATCCACATGCCATGCACCTCCGT ATGAAAAGCCTCTACAGTTGGCATGACGTGGCCAGAAGAACGGAGATTGTGTATGATCATGCACTTCACTCCTCAAACAAGAATCTGCTGGAACGCCTTCCGAG GTACCTTAGATGCGGAGCTTGGGCAGGCAAGCTTTTCTGCCTGGTCATGTTagtcaattttcttttatggcGCTTTCTCGAACTTTGGCAG CCTGTCGAAAGCATCGAGGAGGTTCCCGACATAACATTTCCATTGCAAAATGATGAGTTAATGCATGATTCCGCTGAAGTTCTTTAA